Proteins co-encoded in one Ignavibacteria bacterium genomic window:
- a CDS encoding SpoIIE family protein phosphatase, translating into MYFGTEDGLNIYDGYRFNILRNNPNDTNSLSYNDITALFEDRDKIIWVGTFNAGLNRYDPFSGRITRFPFNPKNSNSLSNSNVNDITEDNKGNLWVATDNGLCMLEKNKTSKTPYRFIRYYFKEQESRSISSSRVLSLLRDHAGNLWAGTEAGVDKITFNGINPSFTHVYAGDKSPSSGHIRAIYEDSRGDIWFGSENGLVRLKASEINSQDPGLTKYRNNPKDNCSLSSNDIFALSEDPDGMLWIGTNGGGVDLLNPLNGKFSHFRHDRFDPASLSYDEIRSIYRNSSGIMWVGTYGSGISKVSRAGGQFLHYFYKPGGQMSLSHAIVWSIYEDKDSILWIGTHDGLDRLDRRSGKYRHFRNDPGDPQSLSRNIIRVITDAGDGNLWIGTHGGGINVLNKITGRCSEFRHDPQNPNSLAFDEIRSIFKDRSGTIWIGTYGHGMDMYEPSRHAFRHYKNETGNRESLSNDFVRIIFEDKKGNLWIGTEGGGLNKFDRRTGKFKSYMNNPSDMNSLSSNHIFTIYEDKEGFLWLGTWGGGLNKFDPVKEKFQRFNEDNGLPSNSIYGILEDNFGHLWLSTNMGLSRFDPKSETFTNFDVKDGLQDNEFNGGSYFKSRSGELFFGGINGFNSFNPEKIKSNSSVPPVIITSFSRLNKVVDFGRPASEVKEIELSYQDYVFSFEFAGLDYMAPEKNKYAYKMEGFDKDWTFVDASKRFAYYTNLSPGRYTFMVTASNSDGIWNDTGAMVSIVITPPFYRTWWFIALMFLLLFFLAYFLYRWRLKNHAMKTELKAAHEAQMSIMPDSDPKFNGLDVSGICIPASEVGGDFFDYFRRNNDKNILGVLIGDVSGKAMKAAMTAVLASGMMMTDIIAVEDAKTIFTRVNKALYLKTDKRVFVAACILLIDVKNNSITYINAGNVNPVIKQNLTVCSLTSSEPRFPLGLICDVQYEENIADFNKGDVLVLMTDGLVEAQAKSRELYGMERVKTILSMPDVSLQSASEIKDRIIWDVNNFCTGGSPHDDMTVIVIKRV; encoded by the coding sequence ATGTATTTCGGCACGGAAGACGGCCTTAATATTTATGACGGGTATAGATTTAACATCCTCCGCAATAACCCGAACGATACAAACAGCCTGTCATATAACGATATTACTGCGCTTTTTGAAGACAGGGACAAAATAATCTGGGTGGGCACATTCAACGCGGGGCTTAACAGGTATGATCCTTTCTCGGGCAGGATAACGAGGTTTCCTTTCAACCCCAAGAATTCAAACTCTCTAAGCAACAGTAATGTAAACGACATAACAGAGGACAATAAAGGCAACCTGTGGGTCGCTACTGATAACGGGCTTTGTATGCTTGAGAAAAACAAAACCTCTAAAACGCCTTACAGGTTTATCAGATATTATTTTAAGGAGCAGGAATCCCGCTCTATTAGCAGCAGCAGGGTCCTGTCTTTACTCAGGGACCATGCCGGCAATTTGTGGGCAGGCACGGAGGCGGGTGTTGATAAAATTACTTTTAATGGAATAAATCCTTCTTTTACACACGTTTATGCCGGCGATAAGTCCCCTTCAAGCGGACACATCAGGGCAATCTATGAGGATTCACGGGGGGATATTTGGTTCGGGTCCGAAAACGGGCTTGTACGCCTTAAAGCGTCAGAAATAAATTCCCAGGATCCGGGGCTTACTAAATACAGAAATAACCCTAAAGATAATTGCAGCCTCAGCAGCAATGACATTTTTGCGCTCAGTGAGGACCCGGACGGAATGCTGTGGATTGGAACAAACGGCGGGGGAGTAGACCTCCTGAATCCTCTGAACGGGAAGTTCAGCCACTTCAGGCACGACCGCTTTGACCCCGCCTCGCTCAGCTATGATGAAATAAGATCCATTTACAGAAACAGCTCAGGCATCATGTGGGTCGGTACCTATGGAAGCGGCATAAGCAAGGTCTCCCGTGCAGGAGGGCAGTTTTTGCACTACTTCTATAAACCCGGCGGCCAGATGAGCCTCAGCCACGCAATTGTCTGGTCGATCTATGAGGATAAAGACAGCATCCTCTGGATAGGTACACACGACGGGCTTGACCGCCTGGACCGCAGGAGTGGCAAATACAGGCATTTCAGAAATGATCCCGGTGACCCTCAAAGCCTCAGCAGAAACATCATAAGGGTGATCACGGATGCCGGCGACGGAAACCTCTGGATCGGCACACACGGAGGAGGCATTAACGTTCTAAATAAAATAACAGGCAGGTGCAGCGAGTTCAGACACGATCCCCAAAACCCCAATAGCCTCGCCTTTGATGAGATCAGATCCATTTTCAAAGACCGCTCAGGCACAATCTGGATCGGCACCTACGGCCATGGAATGGACATGTATGAGCCTTCCCGCCATGCATTCAGGCACTATAAAAATGAAACAGGCAACAGGGAAAGCTTAAGTAATGACTTTGTAAGGATAATCTTTGAGGACAAAAAAGGAAACCTCTGGATTGGAACCGAAGGTGGGGGCTTAAATAAATTCGACAGAAGAACCGGGAAGTTTAAGAGCTATATGAATAACCCCTCGGACATGAACTCCCTCAGCAGCAATCACATCTTTACAATTTACGAGGATAAGGAGGGCTTCCTGTGGCTTGGAACATGGGGCGGGGGATTAAATAAGTTTGACCCGGTAAAAGAGAAATTTCAGCGCTTTAATGAGGATAACGGGCTTCCCAGTAACTCCATTTACGGCATACTGGAAGATAATTTTGGCCATCTCTGGCTTAGCACCAATATGGGGCTTTCCAGGTTCGATCCCAAATCAGAAACCTTTACTAATTTTGATGTTAAGGACGGACTTCAGGATAATGAGTTTAACGGAGGATCTTACTTTAAGAGCCGGAGCGGAGAACTCTTCTTCGGCGGCATTAACGGCTTTAACTCCTTCAATCCCGAAAAAATCAAGAGCAATAGCAGCGTGCCTCCGGTAATTATAACCTCTTTCAGCAGGCTTAATAAGGTGGTGGACTTCGGGCGCCCGGCCTCTGAGGTTAAGGAAATTGAACTCTCTTACCAGGATTACGTGTTTTCTTTCGAATTTGCGGGACTTGACTATATGGCGCCTGAGAAAAATAAATACGCATATAAAATGGAAGGGTTCGATAAGGACTGGACTTTTGTGGATGCCTCAAAACGGTTTGCTTATTATACAAACCTTTCTCCCGGCAGGTATACATTCATGGTTACGGCTTCCAACAGCGACGGCATATGGAACGATACGGGTGCAATGGTAAGCATTGTAATTACTCCGCCTTTCTACAGAACGTGGTGGTTCATTGCTCTTATGTTCCTTCTGCTCTTCTTTCTGGCGTATTTCCTATACAGGTGGCGCCTTAAGAACCACGCCATGAAGACCGAACTCAAAGCCGCCCACGAAGCCCAGATGTCAATTATGCCTGACTCAGACCCAAAATTTAACGGACTTGATGTTTCCGGCATCTGCATTCCTGCAAGCGAAGTCGGAGGCGACTTCTTTGACTATTTCAGGCGCAATAATGATAAAAATATCCTGGGAGTCTTAATTGGTGACGTTTCAGGCAAGGCTATGAAAGCTGCAATGACGGCGGTCCTTGCAAGTGGAATGATGATGACCGACATTATTGCAGTAGAGGACGCTAAAACTATTTTCACCAGGGTTAACAAGGCTTTATACCTGAAAACCGACAAGCGTGTATTTGTTGCAGCCTGCATACTCCTCATTGACGTCAAGAATAACAGTATAACCTATATTAACGCCGGTAACGTAAATCCGGTAATAAAACAGAACCTCACGGTCTGCAGCCTGACCTCCAGCGAACCCAGATTCCCCCTGGGGCTTATCTGCGACGTTCAGTATGAGGAAAATATTGCCGACTTTAATAAGGGCGACGTACTTGTCCTAATGACAGACGGACTCGTAGAAGCACAGGCAAAGTCCAGAGAGCTCTACGGCATGGAAAGAGTAAAGACCATCCTTTCAATGCCTGACGTTTCTCTTCAGTCAGCATCCGAAATAAAAGACCGCATTATCTGGGATGTCAATAACTTCTGTACAGGCGGCAGCCCCCACGACGACATGACAGTCATTGTAATAAAACGTGTGTAG
- the maf gene encoding septum formation protein Maf yields the protein MIKTNIPVYLASKSPRRKHLLELLNLKFETFSVDLNEEILDGEHPVKTVKRLSEQKLMEARKKISKGIIITADTIVVLEEQIIGKPKDEADAERILKSLSGKTHAVYTGFAVCNTEKNITLIEYEKTLVTFRHLEKEEIVDYIKSGSPMDKAGAYGIQDDFGAVFVRRIDGCYYNVVGLPLTRLYDTLKRVI from the coding sequence ATGATAAAGACAAATATTCCTGTTTACCTCGCTTCAAAGTCCCCGAGAAGAAAGCATCTTCTGGAACTTTTGAACCTTAAGTTTGAAACTTTCAGCGTTGACTTAAATGAGGAGATACTGGACGGGGAACACCCGGTTAAGACCGTAAAAAGGCTTTCTGAACAGAAACTCATGGAAGCGCGTAAAAAAATCTCAAAGGGGATAATAATTACGGCCGACACAATTGTGGTACTTGAGGAACAGATCATTGGTAAACCAAAAGATGAAGCCGACGCCGAAAGAATCCTCAAATCCTTAAGCGGAAAGACACATGCTGTCTATACAGGCTTTGCCGTCTGCAACACTGAAAAAAATATTACACTCATTGAATACGAGAAAACACTCGTTACTTTCCGTCACCTGGAAAAAGAAGAGATAGTGGACTATATTAAGTCGGGAAGCCCGATGGATAAGGCCGGGGCATATGGAATACAGGACGACTTTGGCGCTGTCTTTGTGCGCCGCATTGACGGCTGCTACTATAACGTTGTAGGCCTGCCTTTGACACGCCTCTACGATACATTAAAAAGAGTTATTTAA
- a CDS encoding SpoIID/LytB domain-containing protein has product MTGFLSFILFALLFIQCSAPARYNKTRFRPNNESSLVRVLLDDDIQKKTVSFDVPVVFRSGNDKVLDIEAGEKFSLSAEEGGIALKLGRKKYSLSLCGIQPKSEAEYLTYKGKSYLGSFSVLNSKGKLLLVNSLGLEDYLKGVLFSEMGVASSREEDLEALKAFAVCARNYTVMKLKEPGHEFDLYSDIRDQVYGGYHPSKTLIDRAVDETRGLILKYNGEPATVFYSSSCGGRTENADYVFRQKNIPYLRGVDEGDEDFCSIAPGYEWTESYSQQDILNYLTGAGYIKKSGYTINNIEIKSRFDSGRVNELAISLVDRQGVPLEVVIVGNKIRYVIRSRASKSLLRSTMFDITPVYEDGSLLKVAFQGRGNGHGVGLCQWGSIGQSRKGRKFEDILSFYFPGTELGEIEQ; this is encoded by the coding sequence ATGACCGGATTTCTTTCTTTTATTCTGTTTGCCCTGCTCTTTATACAGTGCTCCGCTCCCGCAAGATATAACAAAACCCGTTTTAGACCTAATAACGAATCCTCTTTAGTCCGTGTCCTTTTGGATGATGACATTCAGAAGAAAACCGTATCTTTTGATGTTCCCGTCGTCTTTAGAAGCGGGAATGATAAAGTGCTGGATATAGAGGCGGGTGAAAAGTTCTCTCTTTCGGCTGAGGAAGGTGGAATAGCTTTGAAACTGGGAAGGAAAAAATATTCCTTAAGCCTCTGCGGAATTCAGCCTAAGTCAGAGGCTGAGTACCTGACTTATAAAGGCAAATCCTATTTGGGGAGCTTCTCCGTGCTGAACTCTAAGGGGAAACTTCTCCTTGTAAATTCACTCGGTCTGGAAGACTACTTAAAAGGCGTCCTTTTCTCAGAGATGGGCGTGGCCTCTTCTAGGGAAGAGGACCTGGAAGCCCTGAAGGCATTTGCCGTCTGCGCCAGGAACTATACGGTAATGAAGCTTAAAGAGCCGGGACATGAGTTTGACCTTTATTCCGACATCCGCGACCAGGTCTACGGGGGCTATCATCCTTCAAAAACACTAATAGACCGCGCGGTTGATGAAACCCGGGGGCTCATTCTAAAGTATAACGGGGAGCCCGCAACTGTATTCTATTCTTCTTCATGCGGGGGAAGGACTGAAAATGCAGACTATGTATTCAGACAGAAGAATATCCCTTACCTTAGGGGAGTAGATGAAGGGGATGAGGATTTCTGCAGTATTGCTCCGGGATATGAATGGACTGAAAGCTATTCGCAGCAGGATATACTGAATTATCTTACGGGCGCGGGATATATAAAAAAAAGCGGCTATACCATAAATAATATTGAAATTAAAAGCAGGTTCGACTCGGGCCGCGTAAACGAACTCGCGATTTCTTTAGTGGACAGGCAGGGAGTGCCTCTGGAGGTTGTAATTGTAGGAAATAAAATCCGCTACGTCATTAGATCCAGGGCGTCTAAAAGCCTTCTTAGAAGTACAATGTTCGACATAACTCCCGTCTATGAAGACGGCAGCCTCCTGAAGGTTGCTTTTCAGGGGCGTGGTAACGGCCATGGCGTGGGCTTATGCCAGTGGGGCTCAATCGGGCAGTCGAGGAAGGGCCGGAAGTTTGAGGACATTCTTAGCTTTTATTTTCCAGGCACAGAATTAGGTGAAATAGAACAATGA
- a CDS encoding flippase-like domain-containing protein: MLEKVKKNIFRSLAVAAILYLAFTIYADYRSVISAFARFNWLLLPLLLLLTFVNYLTRFYKWDYYLKVLKVRISKVDSFAIFMSGLIMSVTPGKMGELLKSYLVKQVSNEPISKTAPIVMVERITDFISLVLLALIGAYVFNYGRIIVIGTGIFFILVTLVISHKRLSFYLIDLIVRVGVLKKHGARIRTAYESVYLLLRPWPLTYMVVISFFSWFLECLGYYIILFNFGLHFNILWPTFVYTFSTIAGAITMLPGGLGVTDGSLTFLLIRNKVPKDIAVSSTFIVRAVTLWFAVLIGVFSVSFYQHRYGNISVETSINNS, from the coding sequence GTGCTGGAAAAAGTCAAAAAGAACATATTCCGCTCCCTTGCCGTTGCAGCAATCCTTTACCTGGCATTTACCATATATGCAGATTACAGAAGCGTGATCTCGGCATTCGCAAGATTCAACTGGCTCCTTTTGCCCCTCCTGCTCCTGCTTACTTTTGTGAACTACTTAACAAGATTTTATAAGTGGGATTATTATCTTAAAGTGCTGAAGGTCAGGATCTCTAAGGTGGATTCCTTTGCAATATTTATGTCGGGACTCATAATGAGCGTTACTCCCGGAAAGATGGGGGAACTCTTAAAGTCCTACCTTGTCAAGCAGGTATCCAACGAGCCTATCAGCAAAACCGCGCCGATCGTAATGGTTGAAAGGATTACCGATTTTATTTCACTCGTTCTTTTGGCCCTCATAGGCGCCTATGTCTTTAATTACGGGCGCATAATTGTAATAGGCACAGGAATATTTTTCATACTGGTTACTCTTGTAATAAGCCATAAGAGGCTTTCTTTTTACCTGATTGACTTAATTGTAAGAGTCGGTGTTCTTAAAAAACACGGAGCCAGGATCCGTACGGCGTACGAAAGTGTTTACCTTCTGCTTCGCCCATGGCCATTGACTTATATGGTCGTTATCAGCTTTTTTTCCTGGTTCCTGGAGTGTTTGGGTTATTACATAATTCTTTTTAATTTTGGACTTCATTTTAACATCCTCTGGCCTACATTTGTTTATACATTCTCCACTATTGCCGGTGCCATAACGATGCTGCCAGGGGGTCTGGGTGTTACAGACGGCTCATTGACATTTTTATTGATAAGAAACAAAGTACCCAAAGACATTGCCGTATCTTCTACCTTTATCGTAAGGGCAGTTACGCTTTGGTTCGCAGTCTTAATTGGTGTCTTTAGTGTCTCATTTTATCAACATCGATATGGTAATATATCTGTTGAAACTTCAATAAATAACTCATAG
- a CDS encoding YitT family protein has protein sequence MKSKFLKKYPILDYFFILIGASIMAMGIGVFLVDAQVVPGGVSGLSMAIHYLSNGTIPVGLMMWLLNMPLYAWGLKELGKRFGIRTFYGFTLNSFFIDFFRGDVPGFRFIRLQDTQTIRDLMQHDFLFLILIGAVMLGIGLGIIFKFKGTTAGSDIVAAIMQKRYGWKPGQAIMFTDFFVIAIAGFIIEMKHLSPLRPAMSLTLYAFFLLFVSSKLVDFIVDGFDYARMAYIISDKSDEIAKIIMNDFSRGATGLKAHGLYKNIDREIIFTVVTFKEIPELTEAIHEVDPDAFMIIGDVHEVLGEGFRRRI, from the coding sequence ATGAAATCCAAATTCCTTAAAAAATATCCGATCCTTGACTACTTCTTCATTTTAATTGGTGCCTCTATTATGGCCATGGGCATAGGTGTCTTCCTTGTCGATGCTCAGGTCGTCCCCGGAGGCGTCAGCGGCCTTTCAATGGCTATACATTACCTTTCAAATGGCACAATACCTGTCGGCCTTATGATGTGGCTCCTTAATATGCCGCTTTATGCCTGGGGTCTTAAGGAACTGGGAAAGAGATTCGGCATAAGAACTTTCTACGGCTTTACACTGAACTCTTTCTTTATTGATTTTTTCCGCGGTGACGTGCCCGGCTTCAGATTTATCAGACTGCAGGATACACAAACCATACGCGACCTGATGCAGCACGACTTCCTCTTCCTCATACTTATCGGCGCGGTAATGCTAGGCATCGGACTCGGTATTATATTTAAGTTTAAGGGCACTACGGCCGGAAGCGATATCGTTGCTGCTATTATGCAGAAACGCTACGGCTGGAAACCGGGGCAGGCAATAATGTTTACTGATTTCTTCGTCATTGCTATTGCAGGCTTTATTATAGAAATGAAACACCTTTCACCCTTAAGACCGGCCATGTCACTTACACTTTATGCTTTCTTCCTGCTTTTCGTCTCAAGCAAGCTGGTGGATTTTATTGTGGACGGATTCGATTATGCCCGTATGGCCTATATTATTTCGGATAAATCTGATGAAATTGCAAAGATCATTATGAATGACTTCAGCCGCGGGGCAACGGGACTTAAGGCTCACGGGCTTTATAAAAATATTGACCGCGAGATCATTTTTACCGTGGTTACCTTTAAGGAAATTCCGGAGCTTACGGAGGCTATACATGAGGTGGATCCCGATGCCTTCATGATCATTGGCGACGTGCATGAGGTCCTGGGAGAAGGCTTCAGACGAAGGATTTAA